One stretch of Mycolicibacterium fallax DNA includes these proteins:
- a CDS encoding arabinosyltransferase domain-containing protein — protein sequence MNATSGELPSTSVTETGKDYRTAKLIAVVAGLLGTLLALATPLLPIKQTTAELNWPQHGELASVTAPLISYVATDLEITVPCRLAAGLTGNKTVLLSTVPKQAPKAVDRGLLIERVNGNLNVIVRNTPVVVAPMRAVLSPACQELTFTAHADKVTAEFVGLTEADSSDSTDPTDTDADQPLRGERGGYDFRPQIIGVFTDLDGPAPDGLSFSANLDTRYSSAPTTLKLVAMILGVLCTAVALGALHVLDTADRVRHRRFLPARWWSVKPLDAVVLVTLLWWHFVGSNTSDDGYIFTMAKVSQDAGYMANYYRWFGTPEAPFGWYYDLLAAWSQVSTASIWMRLPTLLMAVACWWVISREVIPRLGAAVKHSAAARWTGAGMFLVTWLTLNNGLRPEPIIAVGILLTWCSVERAVATSRLLPVAIACIIGALTLFSGPTGIASIGALVVAIGPLRTILARRSQRFGLPALLAPLAAAGTVAVILIFRDQSLVAEMQASSFKSLVGPSLAWFEEPTRYTRLFMATPDGSIARRFVVLSLLAALAMVVAMMLRKGHIPGTAGGPARRITGITVISFLALMLTPTKWTHHFGVFAGLAGSIGALAAVAVTAHVLVSRRNRTIFGAVVLFVLALSFASVNGWWYVSNFGVPWSNEFPAVKFGFTTLLLGASLLALALATYFHFSARGERPWRPTRMGQLLHSPLALASWAMVLFEVVSLTVAMISQYPAWSVGRSNLQALTGKSCGLATDVMVEQDANAGVLRPIGTTPGSALGAVTAIGFGPNGIPSNVSPDAVTGQPGIGLQSDTDPTMVTDAEPGTEGGTRAALGINGSRAQLPYGLDPRAVPVMGSWSPGLQQPAVLRSAWYRLPDRASLSADHPLLVISAAGRFEAGEVVVQWAGEDGKPTGSMGFADVGSAPAWRNLRAPLRAIPAAATQIRIVATDDDLALNHWIAVTPPRIPSLQTLQDVVGSQDPVLLDWLVGLAFPCQRPFGHNNGVVEVPKWRILPDRFGAEANSPVMDYLGGGPLGITELLFRAVTVPTYLKDDWFRDWGSLQRLDQFYPAAQPAELALGTAVRSGLWSPGPLRRS from the coding sequence ATGAACGCGACCAGCGGCGAATTACCATCTACCTCCGTGACCGAAACCGGTAAGGACTACCGCACCGCGAAACTGATCGCGGTCGTCGCGGGCCTGCTCGGCACGCTGCTGGCGCTGGCCACTCCGCTGCTGCCGATCAAGCAGACCACCGCGGAGCTGAACTGGCCGCAGCACGGTGAGCTCGCCAGCGTCACCGCGCCGCTGATCTCCTACGTCGCCACCGATCTGGAGATCACCGTGCCCTGCCGGCTGGCCGCCGGACTGACCGGCAACAAGACGGTGCTGCTGTCCACCGTGCCCAAGCAGGCGCCCAAGGCCGTCGACCGAGGCCTGCTGATCGAGCGGGTCAACGGGAACCTGAACGTCATCGTGCGCAACACCCCGGTGGTGGTCGCGCCGATGCGGGCGGTGCTGTCCCCGGCCTGCCAGGAGCTGACCTTCACCGCGCACGCCGACAAGGTGACCGCGGAGTTCGTCGGGCTGACCGAGGCCGACTCCAGCGACTCCACCGACCCGACCGACACCGACGCCGACCAGCCGCTGCGCGGCGAGCGCGGCGGCTACGACTTCCGGCCGCAGATCATCGGTGTGTTCACCGACCTGGACGGCCCCGCCCCGGACGGGCTGAGCTTCTCGGCCAACCTGGACACCCGCTACAGCAGCGCCCCAACCACCCTCAAGCTGGTCGCGATGATCCTCGGGGTGCTGTGCACCGCGGTGGCCCTTGGCGCCCTGCACGTGCTCGACACCGCCGACCGGGTTCGGCACCGGCGCTTCCTGCCGGCCCGCTGGTGGTCGGTCAAGCCGCTGGACGCGGTGGTGCTGGTGACGCTGCTCTGGTGGCACTTCGTCGGCTCCAACACCAGCGACGACGGCTACATCTTCACCATGGCCAAGGTGTCCCAGGACGCCGGCTACATGGCGAACTACTACCGCTGGTTCGGCACCCCCGAGGCGCCGTTCGGCTGGTACTACGACCTGCTGGCGGCCTGGTCGCAGGTGTCCACCGCCAGCATCTGGATGCGGCTGCCGACCCTGCTGATGGCGGTGGCCTGCTGGTGGGTGATCAGCCGCGAGGTGATCCCCCGCCTCGGTGCGGCGGTCAAGCATTCCGCGGCGGCCCGCTGGACCGGCGCCGGGATGTTCCTGGTCACCTGGCTGACGCTGAACAACGGGCTGCGGCCGGAGCCGATCATCGCCGTCGGCATCCTGCTGACCTGGTGCTCGGTCGAGCGCGCGGTGGCCACCAGCCGGCTGCTGCCGGTGGCGATCGCCTGCATCATCGGCGCCCTGACGCTGTTCTCCGGGCCCACCGGCATCGCCTCGATCGGCGCGCTGGTGGTGGCGATCGGGCCGCTGCGCACCATCCTGGCGCGCCGCTCCCAGCGGTTCGGGCTGCCGGCGCTGCTGGCTCCGCTGGCCGCCGCGGGCACGGTCGCGGTGATCCTGATCTTCCGGGACCAGTCGCTGGTCGCCGAGATGCAGGCCAGCTCGTTCAAGTCGCTGGTCGGCCCGAGCCTGGCCTGGTTCGAGGAACCCACCCGCTACACCCGGCTGTTCATGGCCACCCCGGACGGCTCGATCGCCCGGCGCTTCGTGGTGCTGTCGCTGCTGGCGGCGCTGGCGATGGTGGTGGCGATGATGCTGCGCAAGGGCCACATCCCGGGCACCGCCGGCGGCCCGGCGCGGCGCATCACCGGCATCACCGTCATCTCGTTCCTGGCGCTGATGCTGACCCCGACGAAGTGGACGCACCACTTCGGGGTGTTCGCCGGGCTGGCCGGCTCGATCGGGGCGCTGGCCGCGGTCGCGGTGACCGCGCACGTGCTGGTCTCCCGACGCAACCGGACCATCTTCGGCGCCGTCGTGCTGTTCGTGCTGGCGCTGTCGTTCGCCAGCGTCAACGGCTGGTGGTACGTCTCCAACTTCGGGGTGCCGTGGTCCAACGAGTTCCCGGCGGTCAAGTTCGGCTTCACCACCCTGCTGCTGGGCGCCTCACTGCTGGCGCTGGCGCTGGCCACCTACTTCCACTTCTCCGCCCGCGGGGAGCGACCGTGGCGGCCGACCCGGATGGGCCAGCTGCTGCACTCGCCGCTGGCACTGGCCTCCTGGGCGATGGTGCTGTTCGAGGTGGTGTCGCTGACGGTGGCGATGATCTCCCAGTACCCGGCGTGGTCGGTGGGCCGGTCCAACCTGCAGGCGCTGACCGGCAAGAGCTGCGGCCTGGCCACCGACGTGATGGTCGAGCAGGACGCCAACGCCGGGGTGCTGCGGCCGATCGGGACGACCCCCGGGTCCGCGCTTGGCGCGGTCACGGCGATCGGCTTCGGGCCCAACGGGATCCCCAGCAACGTCTCGCCCGACGCGGTGACCGGCCAGCCCGGCATCGGGCTGCAGTCCGACACCGACCCCACCATGGTCACCGACGCCGAACCCGGCACCGAGGGCGGCACCAGGGCCGCGCTGGGCATCAACGGCTCGCGGGCCCAACTGCCCTACGGCCTGGACCCGCGCGCGGTCCCGGTGATGGGCAGCTGGAGCCCCGGCCTGCAGCAGCCGGCGGTGCTGCGCTCGGCCTGGTACCGGCTGCCCGACCGGGCCAGCCTCAGCGCCGATCACCCGCTGCTGGTGATCTCGGCCGCCGGCCGGTTCGAGGCCGGCGAGGTCGTCGTGCAGTGGGCCGGCGAGGACGGCAAGCCGACCGGCTCGATGGGCTTCGCCGACGTCGGCTCCGCCCCGGCCTGGCGCAACCTGCGCGCCCCGCTGCGCGCCATCCCGGCCGCGGCCACCCAGATCCGGATCGTCGCCACCGACGACGACCTGGCCCTCAACCACTGGATCGCGGTGACCCCGCCGCGGATCCCGTCGCTGCAGACCCTGCAGGACGTCGTCGGCTCCCAGGACCCGGTGCTGCTGGACTGGCTGGTCGGGCTGGCGTTCCCGTGTCAGCGCCCGTTCGGGCACAACAACGGCGTCGTCGAGGTGCCGAAGTGGCGGATCCTGCCGGACCGGTTCGGCGCCGAGGCCAACTCCCCGGTGATGGACTACCTCGGCGGCGGCCCACTGGGCATCACCGAGCTGCTGTTCCGCGCGGTGACGGTGCCGACCTACCTCAAGGACGACTGGTTCCGGGACTGGGGATCGCTGCAGCGGCTGGACCAGTTCTACCCGGCGGCCCAGCCCGCCGAGCTGGCGCTGGGCACCGCGGTGCGCAGCGGGTTGTGGAGCCCGGGGCCGCTGCGGCGGTCCTGA
- a CDS encoding arabinofuranosyltransferase, translating into MRAAVTGAGHLLAAALVAVVVAVLGLAAIGRVEWPAFPSSNQLHALITVAQFGCLAALVAAGWLWRRGRRALAWLTAVTFLSAFVVGTLGMALGATRLYLFGVSVDQQFRTEYLTRLTDSPALHDMTYAGLPPFYPPGWFWLGGRVAALTGTPGWEMYKPWAIASIAMAAAAAFALWARLVRFEQALAVTAATTATTLAYASAEPYSAIITVLLPPILVLAWAGLRASGTSAASDGSEQAESGTGLRASGTSAAGYSGWAALVGTGIFLGVTATFYTLLLGLAALTVTVMAVTLAARRRSIAPLLRLAVVAAIAIGIALITWGPFLLAASRQPMSGTGSAQHYLPGDGAVLTFPMLQFSLLGALCLLGTGWLIARATTSVRAGALAVGVLSIYLWSLLSMVTTLAGTTLLSFRLQPTLTVLLAAAGAFGFIELAAAAANRWNRRLIAVATVLGFIGAMSFAQDIPNVLRPDLAVAYTDTDGHGQRADRRPPGAERFYADIDAAIREATGRDRDRTVVLTADYGFLAFYPYYGFQGLTSHYANPLAQFDRRAAEIESWSELKTAKEFVAALDGLAWDPPTVFLMRRGGGSGSGATYTLRLAEDVYPNQPNVRRYTVELDAALFADEHFTVTSFGPFILAIRKPSA; encoded by the coding sequence ATGCGCGCCGCAGTCACCGGCGCAGGCCATCTGCTGGCCGCCGCGCTGGTCGCCGTCGTCGTCGCGGTGCTCGGGCTGGCCGCGATCGGCCGGGTCGAGTGGCCGGCGTTCCCGTCGTCGAATCAGCTGCATGCGCTGATCACCGTCGCGCAGTTCGGCTGCCTGGCCGCGCTGGTGGCGGCCGGCTGGCTGTGGCGGCGCGGCCGGCGCGCGCTGGCCTGGCTGACCGCGGTGACGTTCCTGTCGGCGTTCGTGGTGGGCACCCTCGGGATGGCGCTGGGGGCGACCCGGCTGTACCTGTTCGGGGTGTCGGTGGACCAGCAGTTCCGCACCGAGTACCTGACCCGGCTCACCGACAGCCCGGCGCTGCACGACATGACCTACGCCGGGCTGCCGCCGTTCTACCCGCCGGGCTGGTTCTGGCTGGGCGGCCGGGTGGCCGCGCTGACCGGCACGCCCGGCTGGGAGATGTACAAGCCGTGGGCGATCGCCTCGATCGCGATGGCGGCGGCGGCGGCCTTTGCGCTGTGGGCCCGGCTGGTGCGTTTCGAGCAGGCGCTGGCGGTGACCGCGGCGACTACGGCGACCACGCTGGCCTACGCGTCGGCCGAGCCGTACTCGGCGATCATCACGGTGCTGCTGCCGCCGATCCTCGTGCTGGCATGGGCCGGCCTGCGAGCGAGCGGAACGAGCGCAGCGAGTGACGGGAGCGAGCAGGCCGAATCCGGCACCGGCCTGCGAGCGAGCGGAACGAGCGCAGCGGGCTACTCCGGGTGGGCCGCGCTGGTCGGCACCGGCATCTTCCTCGGCGTCACCGCGACGTTCTACACCCTGCTGCTGGGCCTGGCCGCGCTGACCGTGACGGTGATGGCGGTGACGCTGGCCGCCCGCCGGCGCAGCATCGCCCCGCTGCTGCGGTTGGCCGTGGTCGCCGCGATCGCGATCGGGATCGCGCTGATCACCTGGGGCCCGTTCCTGCTGGCCGCGAGCCGCCAGCCGATGTCGGGCACCGGCAGCGCACAGCACTACCTGCCCGGTGACGGCGCCGTGCTGACCTTCCCGATGCTGCAGTTCTCCCTGCTCGGCGCGCTGTGCCTGCTCGGCACCGGCTGGCTGATCGCCCGCGCGACGACGTCGGTGCGGGCCGGGGCGCTGGCCGTCGGGGTGCTCAGCATCTACCTGTGGTCGCTGCTGTCCATGGTGACGACGCTGGCCGGCACCACCCTGCTGTCCTTCCGGCTGCAGCCCACCCTGACGGTGCTGCTGGCCGCCGCGGGCGCGTTCGGGTTCATCGAACTGGCCGCGGCCGCCGCCAACCGGTGGAACCGGCGGCTGATCGCCGTCGCGACCGTCCTCGGGTTCATCGGGGCGATGTCGTTCGCCCAGGACATTCCGAACGTGCTGCGCCCGGACCTGGCCGTCGCCTACACCGACACCGACGGCCACGGCCAGCGCGCCGACCGTCGCCCGCCCGGCGCCGAACGCTTCTACGCCGACATCGACGCCGCCATCCGCGAGGCCACCGGCCGGGACCGGGACCGCACCGTGGTGCTGACCGCCGACTACGGGTTCCTGGCGTTCTACCCGTACTACGGCTTCCAGGGCCTGACCAGCCACTACGCCAACCCGCTCGCGCAGTTCGACCGGCGGGCCGCCGAGATCGAGAGCTGGTCGGAGCTCAAGACCGCCAAGGAGTTCGTCGCCGCGCTCGACGGGTTGGCCTGGGATCCGCCCACGGTGTTCCTGATGCGCCGCGGCGGCGGGAGCGGATCGGGGGCCACCTACACGCTGCGGCTGGCCGAAGACGTCTACCCCAACCAGCCGAATGTGCGCCGCTACACCGTCGAGTTGGACGCCGCGCTGTTCGCCGACGAGCACTTCACCGTGACCTCGTTCGGGCCGTTCATTTTGGCGATCCGGAAACCATCGGCATGA
- a CDS encoding decaprenylphospho-beta-D-erythro-pentofuranosid-2-ulose 2-reductase — MIDATGNPQTILLLGGTSEIGLAICRRYLRNSAAKVILADLPNAPKREAAIAELRAAGAKEVDYLDFDALDTASHPGVIDAAWAGGDVDVAIVAFGVLGDAEELWQNQAKAVAAAGINYTAAVSVGVLIGAKMREQGFGQIIAMSSAAGERVRRSNFVYGSTKAGLDGFYLGLGEALAEYGVRVLVIRPGQVRTTTTVEHWQATGAKEAPFTVDADEVAELAVTSALAGKSLVWAPGQVRYLMSVLRHIPRPIFRKLPL; from the coding sequence ATGATCGATGCCACGGGCAACCCCCAGACCATCCTGCTGCTCGGCGGCACCTCCGAGATCGGCCTGGCGATCTGCCGGCGCTACCTGCGCAACTCCGCCGCCAAGGTGATCCTCGCCGACCTGCCCAACGCGCCCAAGCGCGAGGCAGCCATCGCCGAGCTTCGGGCGGCCGGCGCCAAGGAGGTCGACTACCTCGACTTCGACGCGCTGGACACCGCGAGCCACCCGGGCGTCATCGACGCGGCCTGGGCCGGCGGCGATGTCGACGTGGCGATCGTCGCATTCGGGGTGCTCGGCGACGCCGAGGAGCTGTGGCAGAACCAGGCCAAGGCCGTCGCGGCGGCCGGCATCAACTACACCGCCGCGGTCTCGGTCGGCGTGCTGATCGGCGCGAAGATGCGCGAGCAGGGCTTCGGCCAGATCATCGCGATGAGCTCGGCGGCCGGCGAGCGGGTGCGTCGGTCGAACTTCGTCTACGGCTCCACCAAGGCCGGGCTGGACGGCTTCTACCTCGGTCTCGGCGAGGCGCTCGCCGAGTACGGGGTGCGGGTCCTGGTGATCCGCCCCGGGCAGGTGCGGACCACCACCACCGTCGAGCACTGGCAGGCCACCGGCGCCAAGGAGGCCCCGTTCACCGTCGACGCCGACGAGGTCGCCGAGCTCGCGGTGACCTCCGCGCTGGCCGGCAAGTCCCTGGTGTGGGCGCCCGGCCAGGTGCGCTACCTGATGAGCGTGCTGCGGCACATCCCCCGGCCGATCTTCCGCAAACTGCCGCTCTGA
- a CDS encoding FAD-binding oxidoreductase, which produces MATQLPLTPQALTGFGRTAPSVAQVLRTPDVEVIAEAVRRVADADAAGPAYLRRGILGRGLGRSYGDQACNGGGIVVDMTALNRIHSISAETAIADVDAGVSLDQLMRAALPFGLWVPVLPGTRQVTVGGAIASDIHGKNHHSAGSFGNHVLSLDLLMADGEVRTLTPDGPESELFWATVAGNGLTGIVVRARIAMTRTETAYFIADGVATADLDETVAVHQDGSEDNYTYSSAWFDLISGPPKLGRAAVSRGSLARLDQLPDKLARDPLKFSAPQLPAIPNLFPVNFMNKASLSLIGEAFYRMSGDYQGKIVNLTQFYHMLDITSGWQYAYGPAGFAQHQFLVPPDALEEFKGIIRWMHTQRQYSALNVFKLFGPGNRAPLSFPMQGWNVALDFPNKPGVNEFLNEIDRRAMEFGGRVYTAKDSRVTAESFHRMYPRIDEWIAVRRKADPNGVFASNMARRLELL; this is translated from the coding sequence ATGGCTACCCAGCTCCCGCTCACCCCGCAAGCGCTCACCGGCTTCGGCCGCACCGCCCCGTCGGTGGCCCAGGTGCTTCGCACGCCCGACGTCGAGGTGATCGCCGAGGCGGTCCGCCGGGTCGCCGACGCGGACGCCGCCGGGCCCGCCTACCTGCGCCGCGGCATCCTCGGCCGCGGCCTCGGCCGGTCCTACGGCGACCAGGCCTGCAACGGCGGCGGCATCGTGGTCGACATGACCGCGCTGAACCGGATCCACTCGATCAGCGCCGAGACCGCGATCGCCGACGTGGACGCCGGGGTCAGCCTGGATCAGCTGATGCGCGCGGCGCTGCCGTTCGGGCTGTGGGTACCGGTGCTGCCGGGCACCCGCCAGGTCACCGTCGGCGGCGCCATCGCCTCGGACATCCACGGCAAGAACCATCACAGCGCGGGCAGCTTCGGCAACCACGTGCTGTCGCTGGACCTGCTGATGGCCGACGGCGAGGTCCGCACGCTCACCCCCGATGGCCCGGAGTCCGAGCTGTTCTGGGCCACCGTCGCCGGCAACGGCCTGACCGGCATCGTGGTGCGGGCCCGGATCGCGATGACCCGCACCGAGACCGCCTACTTCATCGCCGACGGGGTGGCCACCGCCGACCTCGACGAGACCGTCGCGGTGCACCAGGACGGCAGCGAGGACAACTACACCTACTCCAGCGCCTGGTTCGACCTGATCAGCGGGCCGCCCAAGCTGGGCCGCGCCGCGGTGAGCCGGGGCAGCCTGGCCCGGCTGGATCAGCTGCCGGACAAGCTGGCCCGCGATCCGCTGAAGTTCAGCGCGCCGCAGTTGCCGGCGATCCCGAACCTGTTCCCGGTCAACTTCATGAACAAGGCGTCGCTGTCGCTGATCGGCGAGGCGTTCTACCGGATGAGCGGCGACTACCAGGGCAAGATCGTCAACCTGACCCAGTTCTACCACATGCTCGACATCACCAGCGGGTGGCAATATGCCTATGGCCCAGCGGGTTTCGCGCAGCACCAGTTCCTGGTTCCGCCCGATGCGCTGGAGGAGTTCAAGGGCATCATCCGGTGGATGCACACCCAGCGTCAGTACTCGGCGCTCAACGTGTTCAAGCTGTTCGGGCCGGGCAACCGGGCCCCGCTGAGCTTCCCGATGCAGGGCTGGAACGTCGCCCTGGACTTCCCGAACAAACCCGGCGTCAACGAGTTCCTCAATGAGATCGACCGGCGCGCAATGGAATTCGGCGGTCGGGTGTACACCGCCAAGGATTCCCGGGTGACCGCCGAAAGCTTCCACCGGATGTACCCGCGCATCGACGAGTGGATCGCGGTGCGCCGCAAGGCCGATCCGAACGGGGTGTTCGCCTCGAACATGGCCCGCCGCCTCGAGCTGCTGTAA
- a CDS encoding GtrA family protein: MSEHVQPGAHDIPVTGRLPLRTQVLRFVITGGLSAIVDFGLYVLLYLILGVHPDLAKAVGFIAGTTTAYLINRRWTFQAAPSTARLIGVWVLYLTTFVVQVGLNHLFLALLNYTPAAVAVAFVIAQGTATVINFVVQRAVIFRIK; encoded by the coding sequence ATGTCCGAACACGTCCAGCCCGGCGCCCACGATATCCCCGTGACCGGCCGCCTGCCCCTGAGAACCCAGGTGCTGCGGTTCGTGATCACCGGCGGCCTGTCGGCGATCGTGGACTTCGGCCTGTACGTGCTGCTCTACCTGATCTTGGGGGTGCACCCCGACCTGGCCAAGGCGGTCGGCTTCATCGCGGGCACCACCACCGCGTACCTGATCAACCGGCGCTGGACCTTCCAGGCGGCGCCCAGCACCGCCCGACTGATCGGGGTGTGGGTGCTCTACCTGACCACGTTCGTGGTGCAGGTCGGCCTGAATCACCTGTTCCTGGCGCTGCTGAATTACACCCCGGCCGCGGTTGCTGTGGCGTTCGTCATCGCGCAGGGCACCGCCACGGTGATCAATTTCGTGGTCCAGCGCGCGGTGATCTTCCGGATCAAGTAG